A section of the Buteo buteo chromosome 27, bButBut1.hap1.1, whole genome shotgun sequence genome encodes:
- the PDILT gene encoding LOW QUALITY PROTEIN: protein disulfide-isomerase-like protein of the testis (The sequence of the model RefSeq protein was modified relative to this genomic sequence to represent the inferred CDS: substituted 3 bases at 3 genomic stop codons) produces the protein MSSPDVSLSQLSQNLSEEFAEAARQLKKDAPRIQFGKIVVTHQHDLRKEFNIREFPTVKSFVDSSRGDPIDCKGVRQASVFITWVKRTTGPSTVLINSADQAEAIINADDLAVIGFKSGTDVESFVSPTSVKIFDVPVENHILLFTPANLETFNVIYENYKSAAAEFRGKITFVLVDTNETRHRXGFEYFRIREVDVPAMRILNLTSDAKYKMPADEVTVENLKEFCQSYLTGKAKLHVSSEEIPEDWDKMPVKVLVGKHFNRTVFNKIMTVFVMFXGPWSXDCRKLLPIWDKLGDQYENHKDIIIAKTDVRANNILSIGLEHYPFFRPFPAGPDYQALPQNYDPYSLILAMKRLTEGAWSQRETGMFRVKKKRNRKYIWSNNNT, from the exons ATGTCTTCACCAG ATGTTTCTTTATCTCAGCTATCTCAGAACCTGTCTGAAGAATTTGCTGAGGCTGCACGACAGCTTAAAAAAGACGCTCCAAGAATCCAGTTTGGCAAAATTGTTGTCACACACCAACATGatttaagaaaagaatttaaTATTCGAGAGTTTCCTACTGTGAAATCTTTTGTGGATAGCAGCAGGGGAGATCCCATAGACTGCAAAG GAGTCAGACAGGCCTCAGTCTTTATTACATGGGTGAAAAGAACAACAGGACCTAGCACTGTTTTAATCAACTCTGCTGATCAGGCTGAAGCCATCATAAATGCTGATGATTTGGCAGTGATTGGCTTTAAG AGTGGAACAGATGTTGAATCTTTTGTTTCCCCGACATCTGTGAAGATTTTTGATGTCCCTGTTGAAAATCACATCCTGCTGTTCACCCCAGCGAACTTGGAGACATTCAATGTGATTTATGAAAACTACAAGTCTGCTGCTGCGGAATTTAGAGGAAAG ATAACGTTTGTCTTGGTTGATACTAATGAAACAAGGCATAGATGAGGTTTTGAGTATTTTCGCATCAGGGAGGTTGATGTTCCTGCTATGAGAATCCTAAATTTGACAAGCGATGCAAAGTACAAAATGCCTGCAGATGAGGTGACTGTGGAGAATCTAAAAGAATTTTGCCAGAGCTACCTAACTGGAAAAGCAAAG CTACATGTCTCTAGTGAAGAAATTCCAGAGGACTGGGACAAGATGCCTGTTAAAGTGCTTGTTGGGAAGCATTTCAACAGGACTGTCTTCAATAAGATCATGACTGTGTTTGTTATGTTTT aAGGCCCTTGGTCCTAAGACTGCAGAAAACTCCTGCCAATCTGGGATAAGCTAGGAGACCAATATGAAAATCACAAAGACATAATCATTGCAAAGACAGATGTCAGAGCAAACAACATCCTGTCCATTGGATTAGAACACTATCCATTCTTCAGACCCTTTCCTGCTGGACCAGATTACCAG GCACTGCCCCAAAATTATGATCCCTACTCCCTTATTCTGGCCATGAAAAGACTGACAGAAGGGGCTTGGAGCCAAAGAGAAACTGGTATGTTCAGagtgaagaaaaagaggaacagGAAATATATATGGTCCAACAACAACACCTGA